From a single Cytophagales bacterium WSM2-2 genomic region:
- the pnuC gene encoding nicotinamide mononucleotide transporter: protein MNSHDWQDFLLTQLSHIDALQWVILLLGVTEVLLAKANNILLYPAGIVATTLAIYSLFTAQLYAECVLHLYYIVMSVYGWWHWASRQNAPPVSVSFTNRNEWLVALGITFGGWALLYTALVTLTPSTVPVWDSWVSATAWAGTWLLARRKVENWILLNVSNAFAVPLLLYKELPLFAVLTFILFVVACLGYIDWRKLAKKQLA, encoded by the coding sequence ATGAATAGTCATGACTGGCAGGACTTTTTATTAACTCAACTTTCGCACATCGATGCTTTGCAATGGGTGATCCTTCTTCTTGGTGTCACTGAAGTTCTGCTCGCCAAGGCAAACAACATATTACTTTATCCCGCAGGTATTGTTGCCACTACATTAGCCATCTACAGTTTGTTTACGGCACAGCTATACGCTGAGTGCGTGCTCCATCTCTATTATATCGTCATGAGTGTCTACGGTTGGTGGCATTGGGCCTCGCGACAAAATGCTCCGCCAGTCAGTGTGTCATTTACCAATAGAAATGAATGGCTCGTAGCGTTGGGAATTACGTTTGGTGGTTGGGCTTTGCTTTACACCGCTCTTGTAACGCTCACACCTTCAACAGTTCCCGTGTGGGACTCATGGGTAAGCGCAACCGCCTGGGCTGGCACGTGGCTACTCGCAAGGCGAAAAGTTGAAAACTGGATATTGCTGAATGTTTCCAACGCCTTCGCTGTCCCTCTCCTCCTTTACAAAGAATTACCCCTGTTTGCAGTCCTCACATTCATACTTTTTGTTGTGGCTTGTCTTGGCTATATCGATTGGAGGAAATTGGCAAAAAAACAATTGGCTTAA
- a CDS encoding phenylacetate-CoA oxygenase subunit PaaJ has product MTVAKIYEWLEEVKDPEIPVLSLVDLGVITEVAVENDGVKVEMTPTFVGCPAMDYMKSEVEVLLKNKGVSNVTVEVTFKKAWTSDLITEKGKAALKKYGLAPPPAAHVFADLEILEQAICPRCNNSNTELKSPFGPTLCRSIYYCNDCREAFEQFKPL; this is encoded by the coding sequence ATGACCGTTGCGAAAATTTATGAATGGCTGGAAGAAGTAAAGGATCCGGAGATCCCTGTACTTTCTTTGGTTGACCTGGGGGTTATCACCGAGGTTGCAGTAGAAAATGACGGGGTCAAAGTTGAAATGACGCCCACATTCGTGGGATGTCCCGCAATGGATTATATGAAATCGGAAGTAGAAGTTCTCCTGAAAAACAAAGGAGTTAGCAATGTGACAGTAGAAGTTACATTCAAAAAAGCCTGGACTTCCGACTTGATCACGGAAAAAGGGAAAGCCGCCCTGAAAAAATACGGCCTTGCTCCTCCGCCTGCCGCTCATGTATTTGCTGACCTTGAAATTCTTGAGCAGGCCATCTGTCCGCGGTGCAACAATTCCAACACAGAATTAAAATCTCCCTTCGGCCCCACACTTTGCCGGTCGATCTACTATTGTAACGACTGCCGCGAAGCTTTTGAACAATTCAAACCTCTGTAA